One Babylonia areolata isolate BAREFJ2019XMU chromosome 20, ASM4173473v1, whole genome shotgun sequence DNA segment encodes these proteins:
- the LOC143295164 gene encoding hemagglutinin/amebocyte aggregation factor-like, with translation MGRLDKWSMVLFALCLTFPLTSQGWVNRYDERFDFACPKGQFLRHIASQHRDDKEDRIFALSCTKIPNGMHSARGCKCSWTDYVNTFDEAQAYQCPGEGYLAGMGSYHHNSYEDRRFRFYCCTEPNTIVHNCTYSGWTNSFDAAVYYLVPDGKILRGMVSYHDNSKEDRRFQFEVCDMSRRRAVVG, from the exons ATG GGAAGACTGGACAAATGGAGCATGGTGCTCTTTGCACTGTGCCTGACATTTCCCCTGACGTCGCAAGGATGGGTCAACAGATATGACGAGCGGTTTGATTTCGCGTGTCCCAAGGGTCAGTTCCTTCGCCACATCGCCAGCCAACACAGGGATGATAAAGAAGACAGGATCTTTGCTTTGTCCTGTACAAAGATACCAAACGGCATGCATTCTGCTCGTGGTTGCAAGTGCAGCTGGACCG ACTATGTCAATACGTTCGATGAAGCACAAGCGTACCAGTGTCCTGGTGAGGGATATCTGGCCGGAATGGGCAGTTACCACCATAACTCTTACGAGGACAGACGTTTCCGTTTTTATTGCTGCACAGAGCCCA atacCATCGTTCATAACTGTACATACTCAGGGTGGACGAACAGCTTTGATGCTGCTGTTTACTACCTGGTTCCAGACGGCAAGATCTTGAGAGGCATGGTCAGCTACCATGACAACAGTAAGGA gGATCGTCGTTTTCAGTTTGAAGTCTGTGACATGTCTCGCCGCCGCGCTGTGGTGGGGTGA
- the LOC143295142 gene encoding uncharacterized protein LOC143295142, whose protein sequence is MEHIIRSAIPSHFDKHKIIVDALHGFRKRRSCESQLILTVDDLAAALDEGGQTDTILLDFSKAFDKVPHRRLLLKLCHYAIRGQTLRWIEEFLANRTQQVNVEGQISTIGQVTSGVPQGSVLGPTLFVI, encoded by the coding sequence ATGGAACACATTATTCGAAGTGCCATCCCATCACACTTTGACAAGCATAAGATCATTGTCGATGCCCTGCATGGATTTCGCAAAAGAAGATCCTGCGAATCACAACTCATCCTCACAGTGGATGACCTGGCAGCAGCGCTTGACGAGGGAGGACAAACGGATACTATCTTGCTGGACTTCTCGAAGGCCTTTGACAAGGTGCCTCACCGCCGCCTCCTTCTCAAACTCTGTCACTACGCAATCCGTGGACAAACACTTCGCTGGATTGAAGAGTTCCTCGCCAACAGAACCCAGCAAGTGAACGTTGAAGGACAGATCTCCACCATCGGCCAAGTGACCTCTGGGGTTCCTCAGGGATCTGTCCTTGGCCCGACCCTGTTTGTCATCTGA